The sequence below is a genomic window from Melioribacteraceae bacterium.
GTTCTGATTTTCTTATTTGAATTACTTATTCCCAATGAAATTATTAAGTTTGCTATGAAAATTGAAAAGGATCTATAAATGAAACCGAATCTGAGTCAGGAAATTGAAAGCTTAAAAACGAATTTGATCAAGATGGCATCCATTGTTGATGAACAGGTTGAAAGAGTAATTTATGCTCTCGAGACTGGGGAAGTTGATCATTGCAAAGGAATCAAAACCCGTGACCTTGAAGTGGATGCATACGACAACCTGATCCAGACTCAGTGCGAAAATCTTTTAACACTCTTCAGGCCGCTCGACTCTGATCTGAGGTTTATCCTCTCCTCGCTTATTATTAATAATCAGCTCGAACGCTGCGGCGATATAGCTATAAATGTTGCGCAGCATCTTAAGAAAGCTAATGCGCAGAACGAACTGATTATCGAAAGCAGAATTTATGAGATGGGTCAGAATGCCCGCAAGATGCTCAAGCAGTCGATCGACTCATTCATTCACCAGGATTCCGATCTTGCAATGCTCGTAATTCAGAGCGATGATAAAGTCGATCAGCTTAACCGCGATACATTCAAATTCCTCATTAAGAAGATGGAGACGGATATAAAACTAATTGAACCCTGTTCGCATCTTCTTATTCTTACTAGGAATCTTGAGCGGCTTGCCGATCATGCGACCAATATTGCCGAGAACCTACTATTCTTTGTCGATGGCCAGATAATAAGTCACCGCAAGAATATCGATAAACTGCCGAAGGTTGAATAAGTCCGGATAGCTCAAAATCTTCTTTTTCAGCCTGAATTCTAATTATTTGCCGACCTATGATCCTCCTCAAATTTACAGGCCGGAAGATCAAATTATTTATCCGACTAATTTATTTTAATTGAATGAATTACTATATTGAACACGAGTTACTTGACATAGTTGATGCGAATAATCAAACCAAAAAAACTGAAACCCGGGGACGTGATTGGAATTATTTCCCCGGCATCTTCACCTGACGATCTCTCCAAAGTAAACCGCGGCGTTCAATACCTTGAAAAACTCGGATATCGTGTTGAAGTCGGTAAACATGTCGGTATTCAGGAAGGTTATTTAGCCGGTACTGATCAGCAGAGAATTACAGACATCCATTCGATGTTCGCTAACAAACTTATTAAGGCAATCTTCTCAATCAGAGGCGGTTACGGCTCCGGAAGACTCCTCGATAAACTCAATTACAACCAGATCCGCAATAATCCGAAAATATTTGTCGGGTACAGCGACATCTGCGCGCTTCAGATGGCGTTATTTGTAAAATGCGGATTAATAACATTTGCCGGACCGATGGTGGCGGTCGATTTCCACGACGAGGTGAGCAAGTTCACCGAAGAAGTTTTCTGGCGCACTATCACTTCCGATAAGAAGATTGGAAAGCTTTCTAATCCGCGCAACGAAAAATTCTACGTTCTCAATAAAGGACGGAGCTTCGGAAGAATTATCGGCGGCAACCTTAGCGTTTTAACTTCGCTTATGGGGACGGAATACCTTCCTAAACTGAAAGATTCTATTCTGCTTCTGGAGGATATTAACGAAGCTCCATACAGGATCGACAGGATGTTTAATCAATTGCGGCTCGCGAAAATATTCAAGCAGATAAATGGAATTGTGCTCGGTCATTTCGTTAATTGTGTTGAAAGCGATCCCGAAAAGAAATCATTCTCGCTCAACGAGGTTGTAATAGAGTATTTCCAGAAGCTTGATCTTCCTGTGATTTATAATGTAAAGCACGGCCATATAAAAGAGAATCTTACTATTCCGTTCGGAATCCGGTGCGTACTTAATGCTTCAAGGGGATATATTGAAATTCCGGAAAGCGCGGTTAGCTGAAAATCTCTAAAAAGCTGAATTGACTGGAATTTCTCAATTTGCTTAATATGTAGAATAACGAATTCGGTTTATTCTCTTTTTTAAGAAATCCCTGAAAATTCAGCGTCTTTTGCAATTATTTTCACTCCTTTTTCAACTGGTATATTTGTTGTTCATTTGTCCGGTAACCCTGACTCTTAAAGATTAACCGGAATTTCAAATGGAATTTATAAACAGAAAATATATCCGTTCACTAATCAATAATCCTGAACTTAAACTTCAGAAAGAATTAATTCTCTTTGCGCCTCTTGATTTAACGAATCAGTCTGTTAATAAATTTATTTGCTGCTGATGGATATTGAAAAACTTTTACATAGCGACCAGCTGACAAGAGATGAAATAATCTTTCTTCTTAGTCTCAAGGAGAAGGAGGAGATCGAACTTCTCTTCAAGAGGGCAGACGAGGTACGACAGGAATTCTGCGGTGATGAAGTCCACCTCCGCGGTATAATCGAGATCTCGAATTTCTGCGACCAGAATTGTTTCTACTGCGGATTACGTGAAGATAATTATAATCTCGAACGCTACCGGATGACACCAGACGAGATAATCGAGACCGCGCACCTGATCCATAATTTCGGTATACATACAATCGTACTTCAATCCGGTGAAGATCATGTTATGGATACCGACCTTATCGCTTATATCATCTATTCGATCAAGCAGAAGACCGACGCCGCTATAACACTCAGTCTCGGTGAAAGGGGATTCGACGAGTACCGCACATGGAAGATTGCCGGAGCGGACCGTTACCTCTTGAAACACGAGACAGCCAATCCAAAACTTTACGAAGCATACCATCATAAACAGAAACTTTCCGAGCGGCTCGCTCATTTAAAATTTTTGAAAGTGATCGGTTATCAGATCGGCTCAGGAAATATGATAGGGCTTCCGATGCAGACAATTGATGATATCGCAGATGATATACTCCTCTGTAAAGAACTCGATCTCTATCTTGCCGCGTTCGGGCCATTCATTCCTTCCCCTCATACGCCGTATCAGT
It includes:
- the phoU gene encoding phosphate signaling complex protein PhoU, encoding MKPNLSQEIESLKTNLIKMASIVDEQVERVIYALETGEVDHCKGIKTRDLEVDAYDNLIQTQCENLLTLFRPLDSDLRFILSSLIINNQLERCGDIAINVAQHLKKANAQNELIIESRIYEMGQNARKMLKQSIDSFIHQDSDLAMLVIQSDDKVDQLNRDTFKFLIKKMETDIKLIEPCSHLLILTRNLERLADHATNIAENLLFFVDGQIISHRKNIDKLPKVE
- a CDS encoding LD-carboxypeptidase → MRIIKPKKLKPGDVIGIISPASSPDDLSKVNRGVQYLEKLGYRVEVGKHVGIQEGYLAGTDQQRITDIHSMFANKLIKAIFSIRGGYGSGRLLDKLNYNQIRNNPKIFVGYSDICALQMALFVKCGLITFAGPMVAVDFHDEVSKFTEEVFWRTITSDKKIGKLSNPRNEKFYVLNKGRSFGRIIGGNLSVLTSLMGTEYLPKLKDSILLLEDINEAPYRIDRMFNQLRLAKIFKQINGIVLGHFVNCVESDPEKKSFSLNEVVIEYFQKLDLPVIYNVKHGHIKENLTIPFGIRCVLNASRGYIEIPESAVS
- the hydE gene encoding [FeFe] hydrogenase H-cluster radical SAM maturase HydE, whose translation is MDIEKLLHSDQLTRDEIIFLLSLKEKEEIELLFKRADEVRQEFCGDEVHLRGIIEISNFCDQNCFYCGLREDNYNLERYRMTPDEIIETAHLIHNFGIHTIVLQSGEDHVMDTDLIAYIIYSIKQKTDAAITLSLGERGFDEYRTWKIAGADRYLLKHETANPKLYEAYHHKQKLSERLAHLKFLKVIGYQIGSGNMIGLPMQTIDDIADDILLCKELDLYLAAFGPFIPSPHTPYQLKKPGSVELTLKTMAVARLVLKNIHIPATTALATLDEEGRVKGLNAGANVVMPDFTPNPYRDQYQIYPDRKCVTDDPMKLRPTLQSQLELIGRRISSSRGDSLKFTPQQITNWSFK